Within Sorghum bicolor cultivar BTx623 chromosome 2, Sorghum_bicolor_NCBIv3, whole genome shotgun sequence, the genomic segment GGAGTGTCAGCATAAACAAGAGTTGTAAGCAGAAGTATCTACCCAATGACATGGAATGGAAAGCAGTCAAGGAGGCTTTGCAACGTTCACTAGGGGCCTAGGATAAAACTAAAACTACAAACCACCAACtccattgaactcctttcagctgacataaaaGTCCATTAAGGCCCTTCTCCTGAAACCAAAGGTCTATTGTACATGTAACATATATCCCTAAACAAATTATAGATGTTTTGAGACATAAAATAGCGCTCCCTCTGTATAAAGTATCAAACTGTCATGTCCTCAAACAACTCGTGGCACTTGTAACACAGCTATTTGACATCTAGCTATGTCTAATTTACCATTTTCCATGTTTGAAACAACCAAATGGCACAGTTCCACTCACTTCGACTTGCAGTCCGCACATTCTCTATTCTCAGGAAGCCGAAGAAGACTTTCCAATATCTGGAACAAGaaaatgcaattagttttaaaaaaagggATAAAGGTCTCAGAAAAGGCCAACATGCATAGGTGAACGATGCGAAACAACATAAACACCGCATGATACCGCAAAGTGTGTTGACAAACTGGCGAATTTTAGGCTTGACATCTAAGACAGCTAGTGAGTTTACCTGttctgtgaactaaacaaaagcGAGCCAGAAATTGTTTTTCCTTTCTTATGTACACAACAAGAGAAAAGAAATCTGTAAAAGTCCAAGACCATGCTGATTAGGAAATTCGGGAATCGGTCCGCTGAATCGTAATTCTTTATAGGTCGGATGAATTCATCAAAGCACTAAACATCGCCAACAGTAAGTCAGCTCCTTGGTTCCCACATGGCCCTTAGCAGAACGGAACGGAGCAGAGCTCGGATCTGCCACCTCGCATCAACTCACTAACGGAATCACAAAGCAATCACAGAAGTCAGCGCAAAGGCGCACGGGAAATCAAAGAGCCGGCACAACCGCAGATCCCGAATCCTCGACTCAGAACAGGACAATTAACCGCACAACAAAAAACGGCTTGCCCCTCATTCCTCCTATCAAccgaagcagcagcagcgcgcGGCCCCGATCTAAGAAAAACTCGGAGAAGGACAAAGGAGCAGGAATCAGCAACCGGACCTTCTTGTGCTTGGCGTTGAGCTCCTTGGAAACGGACGCCTTCTCGTTCATGGCTGCGCCCGCCCGCCGAATCCTCCGACCTGATCAGCCCTAGGACCCCCCCTGATTGAGAGATTATTGGGCAAGGAtttgggggagggggaggggattTCGGCCTCCTcctctttcctttctccctcctctcctcctccctgTGTGTTTTGCTTTGCCGCGTCGGGAGGGTCGAGGAGAGAGAAAGGGAGAAACAGGGGGAGAGGGATCTATCTGTGCCGTGCGTCTCTTCTCTTCGCGGCTTGACCTTCTTCTCGCTCGCTCTCCCTCTGAATTTCTTGTTttgtttatctttttttttctcgttTTATTTATGGGCGGAGTAATTTATTTCTGTGGTTTGACAATGACGGTGGTGTGAGGGTTTGCTGGCCTAACCACGATTATAAGCCTGGATATTTTTGCTCCGCACACactgtcttttttttttatactaCTCCGTATAACGTTTGGAGCTAGATCTAAGGCTGGACAAAAAACTCGTAACTCGCTAGCTCGCTCGACTCGCTCGTTAATAGCTCGGTTCGAGCTCGACTCGTTTTATAATGAGCCAGCTCGTTTTATAATGAGCCAGCTCGTTTTATAACGAGCCAGCTCGTGAGCTGCTCGCGAGCCATAACGAGCCAGTCAATTATCATGTTAGCAACTAAAATTGACTTGGCTATATGCTTAAGTATGACTATCATGTAGTTACCGTCATGATCGTAGTGGACTGGCTGGACAAAACTCTAGTTTGTTTGTTGAATTGTTAAAGCAAGTACTTtgtttagtttattttaagtatgcATGTAATGTAtttgttgttcaattacttttaTAAATTCATAGTCTATTTGTACTATGTTTTTATGATTTGGCTCGCGAGCCAAACGAGCTGCTCGAGCTCAataacgagccgagccgagccgagccagCCTTCTAGCTCGTTTATATAACGAGCTATAACGAGCCGAGTCATAACGAGCCGAGCTATAACGAGCCGAGCCACTAACGAGCCGAGCTGGCTTGATATCCAGCCCTAGCTAGATCCCaataaatcatcaacactttcaCAGACATTGATATTTCTTTACTAGTAGTAGCGAAGAGAAATTGCCCTATTTTGGTAGGGTTGTTATAAGCCCGATCTGAGTCCTAATTAGAGATGTCAACGGCGTATGCTCATTGGTTAGTGTCATATCCACATCAATTTCTATCCACTAAAATACATGTACCCATACACATGTAAAAGAATTTACACATACGGACATACCCGTAGCTGTGCGGGTAAAAATACCCGATAGATAACCCGTATCTAAATGCAAACCTGctacaaataaaaaaaacataaatacatTGTACTATTAATATCATATATTGTCAACTTTTTGTGAATAAAGATACTCCGTAAAAAATTATAACACAGCAACAATTTTCACTAATCAGTAATTCAATAGTCATAAATATATTGGacatatgtatatttaatggaGACATAGGTGTTGCTAAGATGAATATAAAATATCTGCGGCGCATACACGAGGTGGGTAGTATGTTTCTGTACCAACACACCATTCTACTTATGTATAGAGATTTCTGCCTATTAGCTTTGCTGCTGATGAAAAATATTTTCTCATACCCACCTCTTTATCGAGTAAAATCCATCAGGTAGCTTTTTGTCACATTTTGGGTACTCATTGCCATCCCTGATCCTATTAGTATCTAAGTATCTAACAATACCAAATGATCTAACTCCATATGTCATCATTTTCATAACATCAGTAATCTAGGCGAGATTACCCTATAGGATTCATAGGGTCCTATGTACATGATTCTAATTTTGAATATGTGAACATCTTTAACcaaatatctatctatcttCTATTATTAAAAGAAGCCACCATATGCATTGAGAGGGTTTACAAATTATCACATTCATTCattgagaaaaggaaaaaagttaCAACATTATATTTTATGACAATCTAACGACTTAGCCAAAGAACACATGTGTACTAAACATTAATGAAGAGTAGATTCCATGTAAAAAAATAACAATTTGATCCACACAATTAGTAAATGCCAAATTTAAACAAAAACTATTAAAATTAATAGTCTGGtcaccaagtgatttgggaAGGAAAAACATACCCAAATAAATTACAATGAGAAAATATCTAACTTCATAATTGAAAATTAGAAAATAAAGTGGTAATTTGACTTTCATATGTTGGAAAACACAAAAATAAAAGTCAAGTATTACTGTAAATGAAGTTAAAAAGTCATCTCTTATTTCACTCTCAAATGATAAAAGCTAAGAGCATATTTGGTATGGTTCTGGCTGCAACTTTAGCAGCAGCTTTTGTGGAAGAACCGGAGGAGCCATATCAAACACTTTGAGAGTAGAAGTTATTTTTTGGTGAATAGTAATGGAACCAAGCCTTTATGAGGGTGTTAATTTTTGTAGTTGTACTTCGATCTCTCCATAGGGGCAAGCCATACCAAACATAGCACATTGATCCTATATATATCTAGATTCTGATGGTCTAGAACTATTAAAAATAAAGATCCAATACATATTCAAGTATAGAAATAGATGAGGGTGTTGAAATCAACTAGAATTACAAATTTATAACTGATGAATATTTAGGCATCGTCACAAGATAGGagtgagaaaaaaaataagaggGGAAGGGGACGACAATAGTCCATTAAGCTGTTGGCGTTAGTATGTAAAATTCATGGCGATGGATATGGTGTAGGCGCAGAAGAGAAGACAATtacaataaaaaataaaaaactatttaaaaatcaatTAAAAACATCTAGACGAAAGCTAGCTACATGTGCTATTTGCGGGATCACTTTAGTAGCGGGCTAAAACCTAACATATATGAGATATTATTAAGCTTTAGCGGTTTATAGTTTAACATTTTTTGCGTGTTGCGATGTACTtcttccattctaaattataagtcgctttaACTTTTTTAGTTTATCAATTTtgctatatatctatatatattattttttctaaataGATGCATAACAATAGATGTACCTGCATGAGGTCTTCTTCTTCATGCAATGTTGAAGGGTTGTCCTATTTTGAGTTTCTTATATAACAGCCTTGTCCTAAGAAAATTGATTTTGGTACAACTCACCCAAGGTAGTAATCCTATATTTTACGAAGTATTTTCTCCGTTCAAATTTTAAGAGTTTTAAATCTTTGTATATACATTATTTTAattatatatctagacatagtgttATCTAAATACATAATAAAATCTATATATCTAGAAAGGAACTAGAAAATCaaaatttataatttagaacgaagCGAGTAGCATATAAGCCAACACATCTATATCTTTTAGCCGCGGTGGTACTGGTACCCACTTGCAAACTGGGAAAATGATAACATGAACGATGGCTAAATAATTAAATTACAAAAATGACAGGAGGGCGCAGATTGTGTGGCTGGCTAGAATGGCACTCCGCCTCACACTTATTATGTTACCACAGTTAGCAGCGTCATGATACCCCTCAAGTCAACCACTCCTTTTCGTATTAACTTTCTTTATTGGCCCTATATGCGTCGACATAAAAAGAATAGCACGACCACAATTGCAATGTGGCCGTCTGGCCTtatttagatgtgaaaaaattttaaattttactattgtatcactttcgtttgtttgtggcaaatattgttcaatcatagacgaactagggtcaaaagattcgtctcgcgatttacagacaaactgtgtaattagtttttattttcgtctatatttaatgcttcatgcatgtgtcgtaagattcgatgtgacgagaaatcttgaaaactttttagtttttgagctgaactaaacaagacctgaatACATGGACCCCAATCTCCATGCAAATCGCAGTTATCGTTGACCCTAGAGGCAATAGCCCACATAGATAGAGACGTATATTAGGTCAGTGAGACTATGACCGTACGTGctaataagaaaaaaatataaagataACAAAAATTTAAACGCGTACTACAGAATGAAAAAATGTATGCCAAAGGTAAGGTATTTTCGACTTGGATCTTCACAGCATGACAAGCATCACCTTTTAGGCTCTCGGAATGTTTTTAtctgtatttttttcttttagaaATCTTTCGTACTTCATGACCGTTAGATAATCTTCTAACGCTGAAGCTGTAGGTTAGAATATTTCTCTGACTTGCAATAAAGGTTGTGACTGAAAATAATAAGTCTCTACAACGTAAAAAACTAATGGAATTAACCTACGTTTCTGTTGTAAGTGaatagtaaaaaaaatattgctacatataGATTACTCGTGATCGAGTCACGTTCTTGTCCTTTGGTTGCAAGCAAAGAGCCCCATAGCAGGGGTAGCCGGACAGCAAAGCGTAGAGAGAAACCATATACGACAGCTTTCTCACTAAACTTTAGACTATATTATCTCTCGAGACTTTAAATAGGTGCTCTAAAGTTTAGCCAAATTCATAAAAAATCATTAGATTATTAGACTACATAAATAACCTAAAGTGATCTAAAGTTTAGTCCAGCCAACTAAACTATTAGTTCGAGAGTAAGTATAAAGACGTTTCCTTCATCAGTATAAAGACGCCTCTCAGCTAACAAAGCGGGTTCTCAAATCGCGACCGCAAAGCTCTTCCAGCCTCCAGGATTTTCTCCCCATTTCTGGTGCGAAGTCCGCTGGAGGAGCGTGTGGCGAGAGGAAGAGCACAGTGCGGTGGGAGTGAGGGACTGAGGGAGGGGCATGGTCGCATGGAGGCGCAGGGTCGCTGGGCAGGAGAAAGAGAAACCCGCCGCAGCTGCGGTGGCGGCTCTAACTATGTAGCCAAGCACGTCGGAATCCAAAACCAGGTACAGTACCTGTTAAGCCACGCCCTGCTCTTGCGATTCTTGCCGCCGACCGCGGAGGCCGATCCCTGCGCCCACTCGCTCGAATCAGCAGCAAAACCGTCAATCACCGCTGAAACCGCTGAGATCTTGTTCAGGCTCGAGTGTTGTGGATCAAACCCCACCCCCGAGCCCCGATGTGCCTTCGTCCGGCTACAAGTAACGTGCAGTGTGCTTTTCTCTTCTCACACTGCAGGTCTTGAAGTGGCTGCAGCATTTCTCTGACAGGGTGGAGGAGAGAGCTAAAGAGGCTGCGACGGAGGTGAAtgggctgctggaggaggccgGGGCGCTGGAGCTGGACATGAAGACTACTGTACTAGCCTTCGACAACCTCACCAGGAAAAGGTTCACTGAACATGCAAGTGGAGGTTCCAATCTGTTGTGCATTGTCATTATCTGGATTGCTCTTTTTAGTATAGTTATTATGGTTGCTGCACAATTGTCTGTTGTTTGCTGCACAATTGATTATCTGGATTGATTAGTTCATTTTAAGTGGGGGATTTAGAAATTGAGTTGGTGTCACCATATGAACATTGGGGTCACCACAAACATGAAGTACCAAAATACTTCATAATGTCTCACGAGCAGGTTTAGCTTGATGACATCTTCGCATTGGTGTCACTTGACACCACTCCATATATGCTTGATCTGCCACTGGTTTCATGCTGTCTGACTGTGCTTGATCTCACACGTGCTTCCTAGGCCAGCTGTTAATTATTTCGTAGTTTCAGCAAGCAATGTATTTACTTCTCATCAAGGAACAAAATAACCATTGTTGCTGAGTGGTCATTCATGGCTTCAACTGCAGAAAGTTTCTGATGAAGATCATATCAACTTGAAAACAAGAGACAGTATACGAAGTTCTACTCAGTCACAAGTGCGAGCTCAGGATTGTGAACGTGATATCTTACCAAGATACAAAGAAGCATTACATATAGGACTTGCTTCCTGTAAGGATCACTTTCAAAAGAAAGGCCGATTGACCACCTCTGTTTTCAGGGTAAGATTTGGTTGTATGCTCATTGATTTCTACAAAGTCTAGATTTATTGGAGAGATGTTGTCCAATAAGTATTGGTGATTTTACTTGCAAAAGGATTGTTGGCAGCTGTTTATTTTGTGCCAACATTTGGGATAGTAAAATTTTGTCATGAATTCGTGCTTGTTTGGTTTAAAGCCAAAAAGCAAGAGCTACTTGTTGTTGGTTACCCAAATTGGTGCATGTGGACTGGGTTTCACATCCATTTAGTTTTTTGCCAAATTTTGACAAGATCCCATTTCCCTTGGCATGTTAGTTCACTTTCTTGCCAATTCATGGGTGATCAATTTCATGACCAAATTTTGGAAAACATACATAGGGAAACAGACCCTTTCGTTACCATGGATTTGGCATGAAAATGGAACTATTTGGTATTTTGAACTGAATTTTGCCATATTTTTGACAGGAAGTAAATGCATGCTAAATCTAGTGCACGCAACCAAAATTTGGCAACTATTATATGATAATGGTATTGTTTAGCTATGCAAATTGGTTCCCTAGGCCTGTAGATTGCCTCCTGCTTAGAAACTAATAAGCGCCTCGCCAGCCCAGATGTCCAGCTAGACAGTACCCCATTGTCCATCTAACCTCTAGCACCTTATCTTAAGGTCTTCACGTTCAATTTCCCTGAAATTCGTCAGCATTTGATTTTTGTTTAATGTTTTGACTTGGGTTCACTTCTTGACTCTTGAAGGCTATGTCGACATACAGTCCTCTCCCGCATATTATTGGTTCTGAAGAGTATAATCATGATAGTAGCTGTGGCTTGGCAGGTaatactgatttttttttttctttctttcttcagAAAAGGTCTCTCTCTTTCTATGGACAGATTCATTtgagtttatttatttattcaaaCAGATGATGCACAAACTATGACTAATGACTTCAGCTGGTTGCGAGAGTTTCAAGGGGAGTCTTCAGACTCTGGACCTGATGATCTATTTGGATCTCAAACGCTTGGAGTGCAGCAAGGTTTTGAAAAGGTAGTTGATTTATTACATGGAAATATTTAGATCACATTGAAACCACCAGTTATTATGTTATTAGTTGTTCATGGAGCCATCTAATATTTTGACATGTTCTAAGGTATCTAATCTCTTAGCTAGATAAGGAAATATGTGTTTTTCTACAGAGCATTAAATCTGTTGATTTTGTAATCCAGGGGGAAACAGACTCTCTAGTATCTGCTTCACGAGAATTTAGAGCAATGTTGGAAGCTGCACTTGTTAATCCTTACAAGTTCTGTATGTGTCTCCTCCTTTTCTGTTTCTGCCAATGCACATAGCTTTTTCAAGCATGGCTTTACTTTGGCTTGTTGAGTAATTATATCATCATAGGCTCGTTTTTTATTCTTGCAATTTTGGTTTTGTTATAAACTTTGTTCCATTTAATAATTTTGTTCAGATAACTGatgagttttcttttctttattatTCTACCATATCATACTCCTTGCAGAGGATGATGCGAGTACTACAGCACGAGGTGCTTCCGTAGAGAATACAAGCACAAGTGAAGTACACCATAACACAGTTAATGTCCTACCATTTTCATGCTACTGTTCTGTGTAGCTTTTCTTCTGCACCTTTTTATATTTCTCTGTGTGAATGCAAAAGGATTTTTTTATTAAGTCCAAGGTAACCTCTTGCAGTAACACACATGTCTTCATCCAGTTGACATGGCAAAGCTGACTGATTCTTTCCTCATGTAGAATTGTGTGTACCTAAATTTGTATTTAAAATTGTAGTAGCCATAAATATTTGTTACATTTTTTGTTTCATTTCCTCAACGATAGCTATGACAACTTTCGGAGTCCAGTCCAGGTCCTAAAATACGGTCATTCTTACTATTTACTTCTTTAGTTCTTTGCTAACTAAAATTTAAAGCTTCTTTACTTGAATATGGCCATGATTACCTTTTGCATCATTTGATTCATACCTAGTTCTGGCGCAGCTTACTTTTGCAGTTGTTGCTTTAGAATGTTCACTCTGAGGTTCTGTTGGTCCTCGCTTACAGTCCATGTCAATTTGATGAATATTACTACGGAGAATCCCCTAACAATGCTACCTTAATGATGACCTCAGGACCCAGCTTTGGCAACCAGGATGGGTGGAGCAGCGGGTGAAAGAACAAAAGCAGATAATGCTGAAGAGGCTGAACTTCTGGCAAGCTTACAAAACCCAGACATCAATGTTCGTGACATCTATTCTGCCTTGGTTAGAGAGGGACTGTTTGATGCCGGTGATGAGATACTAGCCATGGACCCGGCATCAGGATCAGATAATCCTGCAGTTACTGATTCAGCTGAAAGTCCCTCCCTGGTGAATGAAACTGTTCTAAATGAGGACGATGAAAAATTGATTGAAGATGATAATGCCGCATTGCCGTCTGAGAAAGATGAAAGTTTCTGAATCATCCTAGGCCTGGCTTTGCTGATATTGGTTAATTCTGTTGGGGGTGCCTTTTGCCTTTCTTTTCCCCTCCCATCCTG encodes:
- the LOC8056338 gene encoding uncharacterized protein LOC8056338, with protein sequence MEAQGRWAGERETRRSCGGGSNYVAKHVGIQNQVLKWLQHFSDRVEERAKEAATEVNGLLEEAGALELDMKTTVLAFDNLTRKRFTEHKVSDEDHINLKTRDSIRSSTQSQVRAQDCERDILPRYKEALHIGLASCKDHFQKKGRLTTSVFRAMSTYSPLPHIIGSEEYNHDSSCGLADDAQTMTNDFSWLREFQGESSDSGPDDLFGSQTLGVQQGFEKGETDSLVSASREFRAMLEAALVNPYKF